A single genomic interval of Mercenaria mercenaria strain notata unplaced genomic scaffold, MADL_Memer_1 contig_3576, whole genome shotgun sequence harbors:
- the LOC128553190 gene encoding uncharacterized protein LOC128553190, giving the protein MLRLNIRVVMPLGESASEVIQRVHGFIQYAVKNNRIFGEDSIPPIVHTYKKTYKSVQQILGKIFVSQDTQVEVLQDQSDVSFKINCISSKDLAQRLTIYHGVDFQEAIADLQKSLETEEERKWKYDVETCCISQNLKDITKQLNDSGVLNGSCTDLRCERHDGTQCSWYCREHGKFFCKSCKETNH; this is encoded by the exons ATGTTGCGATTAAATATTCGTGTTGTGATGCCACTGGGAGAGTCTGCAAGTGAAGTTATTCAGCGTGTACATGGGTTTATACAATATGCAgtaaaaaacaacagaatcttCGGAGAGGATTCTATCCCACCTATTGTTCACACCTACAAGAAAACTTATAAATCAGTCCAGCAGATACTTGGAAAGATATTCGTCTCTCAGGATACTCAAGTTGAAGTGCTGCAAGACCAGTCAGATGTGTCCTTCAAAATAAACTGCATTTCCTCAAAAGACTTGGCACAACGTCTTACCATATACCATGGAGTTGATTTCCAGGAGGCCATAGCAGATTTACAAAAGAGTTTAGAGACTGAAGAAGAGCGGAAATGGAAGTATGATGTTGAGACATGTTGTATCTCTCAAAACTTGAAAGATATCACCAAACAGCTAA aTGACAGTGGTGTATTAAATGGTTCATGTACTGACCTTAGATGTGAGAGACATGACGGTACACAGTGTTCGTGGTATTGCAGAGAACATGGAAAGTTTTTTTGCAAGTCGTGTAAGGAAACCAACCATag